In Salvelinus alpinus chromosome 20, SLU_Salpinus.1, whole genome shotgun sequence, a genomic segment contains:
- the LOC139546546 gene encoding zinc finger protein 654-like isoform X1, producing MAEGESDLETDRLELELETLYIYSNDNSSVQSKEYCSEFCKLVEVHTGRWQVPLPQLKVLRTALTCFTRATVAYPDDCQHVCYALSSLALSFFELMLFFGKEEFLEAPLRDILASFQACHRRLLRHRNVYLLQVRQIIKDGGPWERPALQAILKDTALTQTEVEKYLSSEKPVFFELRVRYLQSCERVQEAMALAKCCLEHPEVWRHLFFHQAYLTCLYKASLHQHLHEEMAEIDGRDAVEIICNAESQEKDELLLSLCKAFLSQQLHNGDMYYIWDLVFLWSRLYLRAHPSKQGFLSECRQLMVFAINASAIFPFIKVITAEMGSEGVPLCVELCATALQTDLQSDPVTRCLLCKTIAFLLPRDLEVCRLCALLVFCLERSMEAYKTMYLLYTYPDEEPHPQHTHVRTNIRFYILQVLKEGLFFDPEFWNLLTLRTHCLELMTDKAMRDALNELKEEEELEQVEEEWIPSYWMEEETCRIHTDASHLQPHTNTALESSDTVGQEPEEGLNGDAPESQTEDFPVRRRRRRRRKRRWRRRRNCRSDIEYADDPDIKYSLIHNLSSESSTKLPANRQREYLARHVKNKILKRRSRKPRWLLLEMTRQTENMSPGGMREKRREGMRGEGKRQGEEGKERGHEKEDKREMRQGRESKRPYRRTISGMELSFPENEVPVDQEVVESHLEPSVRIKQQHSESEKYVNMGQPNGVYGERPFKYKPESDVETSVVEPSAGGPSAVEPLEVEPLEVEPLDVEPLEVEPLDMEPLEVEPLDVEPLDVEPLEVEPLELEPLEVEPLEVEPLDVEPLEVEPLEVEPLEVEPLEVEPLEVEPSGVKVLEGPSEQTDPELDGPALEMEECPLKLFHIYAKLSKGTAAKELLSRESEFTVTEAGSDSNTQGEETEPGKAPVRSKHLRFHCSHCQKLFKGGNVVRHTLAHLKLRKTRLSCVFCGKHFQRYNRAKEHVLEHIEELRTSTANIKAKPAVNGETYSSKNINQASENEAKPVENLTEPSTPTDQPPKPKRVKAKPVVSKQSRIIQNLRNLIRKTQKCKMDTDNLKSVEVTDEQVTVKDKVVIVREVVPGKESEGGEEEGKQKQYHLCPSEGCDSIFMKIGPSLLRHAVTYHREDAAVLDKTFQWGKGKCQICQRLLLVIEHYRDHMKLHDAPLKHACLHTNCGQRFKTAQELKDHIDTHRPLQAPCGYSGCREIFFTLPSLHDHEWRHYTQPQSKDELEQGATTELSPEGEAPWKQRAKGQDVTVHGWRGQRETPTPKSRRSNPHEKCLHCNRYLWNHQHFLEHMKIHDAPLKQVCLHLNCGQRFSRTHLLWEHMDTHLPFQAPCGYSGCGLIFSRLPSLHDHEWRHYIQGQPNDEPTEEQSATKEEGQTPESDTNGNDYDGPVETPGTVHGAVTTPPNHCTLKLINGHDEKDKKDKAPKTAVPATTTTSPTPPSQTTTSTHPHPRIFQNITEPMTMRDVDNIVSLAQVVPGGEEPVIAEHKTFKLEDPSFLPLAKAPLIRPPPSTYLTEAALSMRKRRKPSEVTSCGPGKKSKAAVKRSVVGKKEMVAEEEAPQRQRCSKCFSSFTSTEELEKHLSQNTCSFLFSFDSDDDSE from the exons CTGGTAGAGGTGCACACAGGGAGATGGCAGGTGCCGCTGCCCCAGCTGAAGGTGCTGCGGACGGCTCTGACCTGCTTCACCAGAGCCACTGTTGCCTACCCCGATGACTGTCAGCACGTCTGTTATGCTCTCAGCAGCTTGGCTTT GAGCTTCTTTGAGCTGATGTTGTTCTTCGGGAAAGAGGAGTTCCTAGAGGCCCCCCTGAGGGACATATTAGCCTCTTTTCAG GCCTGCCATCGCCGCCTGCTGAGACACAGGAACGTGTACCTGCTGCAGGTGAGGCAGATCATCAAAGATGGCGGTCCCTGGGAGAGACCTGCTCTGCAAGCCATCCTGAAAGACACAGCCCTCACACAGACAGAAG TGGAGAAGTATTTGAGCTCAGAGAAGCCAGTGTTCTTTGAGCTGCGTGTGCGGTACCTGCAGTCCTGTGAGCGCGTGCAGGAGGCCATGGCCCTGGCTAAGTGCTGCCTGGAGCACCCAGAGGTGTGGAGGCACCTGTTCTTCCACCAGGCCTACCTCACCTGCCTGTACAAGGCCTCACTACACCAACACCTGCACGAGGAG ATGGCTGAGATAGATGGCAGAGACGCAGTAGAGATAATCTGTAATGCAGAGAGCCAGGAGAAAGATGAGCTGCTGCTGTCTCTGTGCAAAGCCTTCCTCAGCCAACAGCTACACAACGGAGACATGTACTACATCTG GGATCTGGTGTTCTTGTGGAGCAGACTGTACCTCAGGGCCCATCCCTCTAAGCAGGGATTTCTGTCTGAGTGTCGCCAGCTGATGGTCTTCGCCATCAACGCCAGCGCCATCTTCCCCTTCATCAAAGTCATCACAGCAGAG ATGGGTAGTGAGGGAGTGCCGTTGTGTGTGGAGCTTTGTGCTACAGCGTTACAGACAGACCTCCAGTCTGACCCTGTAACACGCTGTCTGCTGTGTAAGACCATCGCCTTCCTGCTCCCCAGGGACCTGGAGGTATGTCGCCTCTGTGCCCTGCTGGTGTTCTGCCTGGAACgtagcatggaggcctacaagaCCATGTATCTGCTCTACACATACCCCGATGAGGAGCCACACCCCCAGCACACCCATGTCAGAACCAACATCCGCTTCTATATCCTACAG GTGCTGAAGGAAGGTCTGTTCTTTGACCCAGAGTTCTGGAATCTGCTGACCCTGAGAACCCACTGTCTGGAGCTGATGACTGACAAGGCCATGAGGGATGCTCTCAATGAGCTGAAGGAAGAAGAGGAGTTGGAGCAGGTGGAGGAGGAGTGGATACCAAGCTactggatggaggaggagacatgcAGGATACACACAGACGCCTCCCACCTCCAACCACACACTAACACAGCACTGGAGAGCTCTGACACTGTAGGTCAGGAACCTGAAGAGGGATTGAATGGGGATGCTCCTGAGTCACAGACAGAGGACTTccctgtgaggaggaggaggaggaggaggaggaagaggaggtggaggaggagaagaaactgTAGGTCAGATATTGAGTATGCTGACGACCCAGACATTAAGTACTCCCTCATTCACAATCTCAGTTCTGAAAGCTCCACCAAGCTACCGGCCAATCGGCAGAGAGAATACCTGGCCAGACATGTGAAGAACAAGATCCTGAAGAGACGCAGCAGGAAACCAAGATGGCTGCTCCTGGAGATGACCAGACAGACGGAGAACATGTCCCCAGGGGGAATGAGGGAGAAGCGACgggagggaatgagaggagagggtaagagacagggagaggaggggaaagagagggggcatgAAAAGGAGgataagagagagatgaggcagggAAGGGAGAGTAAGAGACCTTACCGTCGGACTATATCTGGCATGGAGCTGTCCTTCCCTGAAAATGAAGTGCCTGTTGACCAGGAAGTGGTAGAGAGTCATCTAGAACCCAGTGTTCGTATTAAACAACAGCACAGTGAGTCTGAGAAATATGTTAACATGGGACAGCCTAATGGTGTATATGGTGAGAGACCGTTTAAGTATAAACCAGAGTCAGACGTAGAGACTTCGGTGGTGGAGCCTTCGGCAGGGGGGCCTTCGGCGGTGGAGCCTTTAGAAGTAGAGCCTTTAGAAGTAGAGCCTTTAGACGTGGAGCCTTTAGAAGTAGAGCCTTTAGACATGGAGCCTTTAGAAGTAGAGCCTTTAGACGTGGAGCCTTTAGACGTGGAGCCTTTAGAAGTAGAGCCTTTAGAATTAGAGCCTTTAGAAGTAGAGCCTTTAGAAGTAGAGCCTTTAGACGTGGAGCCTTTAGAAGTAGAGCCTTTAGAAGTAGAGCCTTTAGAAGTAGAGCCTTTAGAAGTAGAGCCTTTAGAAGTAGAGCCTTCAGGTGTGAAGGTTTTAGAAGGTCCCAGTGAGCAGACTGACCCAGAGTTGGATGGTCCAGCCTTGGAGATGGAGGAGTGTCCACTGAAACTGTTCCACATCTACGCCAAACTTTCCAAAGGGACAGCTGCTAAGGAACTACTTTCTAGAGAAAGTGAATTCACAGTGACAGAGGCGGGATCAGACTCAAACACTCAG GGTGAAGAGACTGAGCCAGGCAAGGCTCCAGTACGCTCCAAACACCTGCGCTTCCACTGCAGCCACTGCCAGAAACTCTTCAAGGGAGGCAACGTGGTGAGACACACCCTGGCCCACCTGAAGCTGAGAAAGACCAGGCTCAGCTGTGTCTTCTGCGGTAAACACTTCCAAAGGTACAACCGTGCCAAGGAACACGTTCTAGAGCACATAGAGGAACTGAGAACTTCCACAGCCAACATTAAGGCCAAACCCGCTGTCAATGGGGAGACATATTCCTCAAAGAATATTAATCAAGCCTCAGAGAACGAAGCGAAACCCGTTGAGAACTTGACCGAGCCCTCGACTCCGACGGACCAGCCTCCTAAACCCAAACGTGTTAAAGCCAAGCCGGTGGTGAGTAAGCAGAGTAGAATCATCCAGAACCTGAGAAACCTGATCAGAAAGACCCAGAAGTGTAAAATGGACACGGACAACCTGAAGTCTGTGGAAGTGACTGATGAACAGGTGACTGTGAAAGACAAAGTGGTGATCGTGAGAGAGGTGGTGCCtgggaaggagagcgagggaggagaggaggaggggaagcagAAGCAGTACCACCTGTGTCCTTCAGAGGGCTGTGACAGCATCTTTATGAAGATCGGCCCATCGCTGCTGAGACACGCTGTCACCTACCACAGGGAGGACGCAGCCGTCCTGGACAAGACCTTCCAGTGGGGGAAGGGGAAGTGCCAGATCTGCCAGAG GCTCTTGTTGGTGATTGAGCACTACAGAGACCACATGAAGCTTCACGATGCTCCTCTAAAACATGCGTGTCTCCACACGAACTGTGGCCAACGCTTCAAGACTGCCCAGGAGCTCAAAGACCACATAGACACCCACCGCCCTCTCCAGGCCCCCTGTGGGTACTCCGGCTGTAGGGAGATCTTCtttaccctcccctctctccacgaCCACGAGTGGAGGCACTATACCCAGCCCCAGTCTAAAGACGAGCTGGAGCAGGGCGCTACCACAGAGCTGAGCCCTGAGGGCGAGGCCCCCTGGAAACAGAGGGCGAAGGGCCAAGATGTGACAGTGCACGGGTGGAGGGGGCAGAGGGAAACGCCTACTCCCAAAAGCAGGCGCTCTAATCCTCATGAGAAGTGCCTTCACTGTAACAG GTACCTGTGGAACCACCAGCACTTCCTAGAACACATGAAGATCCATGATGCTCCTCTGAAACAGGTGTGTCTCCACCTGAACTGTGGCCAGCGCTTCTCCAGAACCCACTTACTCTGGGAGCACATGGATACGCACCTGCCTTTCCAGGCCCCCTGTGGGTACTCCGGCTGTGGGCTGATCTTCTCccgcctcccctctctccatgacCACGAGTGGAGGCATTACATCCAGGGCCAGCCTAATGACGAGCCGACAGAGGAGCAGAGCGCTACCAAAGAGGAGGGGCAGACTCCGGAGTCAGACACCAACGGTAACGACTATGACGGCCCAGTGGAGACTCCAGGCACTGTTCATGGTGCTGTCACCACACCTCCTAATCATTGCACACTGAAACTCATCAATGGCCATGATGAAAAGGATAAGAAAGACAAAGCCCCCAAGACAGCCGTCCCTGCCACCACTACCACCTCTCCCACACCCCCATCCCAAACCACCACATCCACACACCCCCATCCCAGAATCTTCCAAAACATCACTGAGCCAATGACTATGAGGGACGTGGACAATATCGTCAGTTTGGCTCAGGTGGTGCCTGGCGGAGAGGAACCAGTAATCGCGGAACACAAGACCTTCAAACTAGAGGATCCTTCCTTCCTACCACTGGCCAAAGCTCCCCTCATCCGCCCGCCCCCCTCTACATACCTGACCGAGGCAGCCCTCAGCATGCGCAAGCGCAGGAAGCCCAGCGAGGTCACTTCCTGCGGGCCTGGCAAAAAGAGTAAGGCTGCGGTAAAGAGGAGTGTGGTGGGGAAGAAGGAGATGGTGGCTGAGGAGGAGGCCCCTCAAAGACAGCGCTGCTCCAAGTGTTTCTCCTCCTTCACTAGCACCGAGGAACTGGAGAAACACCTTTCCCAAAATACCTGCTCCTTCCTCTTCAGCTTCGACTCCGATGACGACAGTGAGTAG
- the LOC139546546 gene encoding zinc finger protein 654-like isoform X2 has translation MAEGESDLETDRLELELETLYIYSNDNSSVQSKEYCSEFCKLVEVHTGRWQVPLPQLKVLRTALTCFTRATVAYPDDCQHVCYALSSLALSFFELMLFFGKEEFLEAPLRDILASFQACHRRLLRHRNVYLLQVRQIIKDGGPWERPALQAILKDTALTQTEVEKYLSSEKPVFFELRVRYLQSCERVQEAMALAKCCLEHPEVWRHLFFHQAYLTCLYKASLHQHLHEEMAEIDGRDAVEIICNAESQEKDELLLSLCKAFLSQQLHNGDMYYIWDLVFLWSRLYLRAHPSKQGFLSECRQLMVFAINASAIFPFIKVITAEMGSEGVPLCVELCATALQTDLQSDPVTRCLLCKTIAFLLPRDLEVCRLCALLVFCLERSMEAYKTMYLLYTYPDEEPHPQHTHVRTNIRFYILQVLKEGLFFDPEFWNLLTLRTHCLELMTDKAMRDALNELKEEEELEQVEEEWIPSYWMEEETCRIHTDASHLQPHTNTALESSDTVGQEPEEGLNGDAPESQTEDFPVRRRRRRRRKRRWRRRRNCRSDIEYADDPDIKYSLIHNLSSESSTKLPANRQREYLARHVKNKILKRRSRKPRWLLLEMTRQTENMSPGGMREKRREGMRGEGKRQGEEGKERGHEKEDKREMRQGRESKRPYRRTISGMELSFPENEVPVDQEVVESHLEPSVRIKQQHSESEKYVNMGQPNGVYGERPFKYKPESDVETSVVEPSAGGPSAVEPLEVEPLEVEPLDVEPLEVEPLDMEPLEVEPLDVEPLDVEPLEVEPLELEPLEVEPLEVEPLDVEPLEVEPLEVEPLEVEPLEVEPLEVEPSGVKVLEGPSEQTDPELDGPALEMEECPLKLFHIYAKLSKGTAAKELLSRESEFTVTEAGSDSNTQGEETEPGKAPVRSKHLRFHCSHCQKLFKGGNVVRHTLAHLKLRKTRLSCVFCGKHFQRYNRAKEHVLEHIEELRTSTANIKAKPAVNGETYSSKNINQASENEAKPVENLTEPSTPTDQPPKPKRVKAKPVVSKQSRIIQNLRNLIRKTQKCKMDTDNLKSVEVTDEQVTVKDKVVIVREVVPGKESEGGEEEGKQKQYHLCPSEGCDSIFMKIGPSLLRHAVTYHREDAAVLDKTFQWGKGKCQICQRLLLVIEHYRDHMKLHDAPLKHACLHTNCGQRFKTAQELKDHIDTHRPLQAPCGYSGCREIFFTLPSLHDHEWRHYTQPQSKDELEQGATTELSPEGEAPWKQRAKGQDVTVHGWRGQRETPTPKSRRSNPHEKCLHCNRYLWNHQHFLEHMKIHDAPLKQVCLHLNCGQRFSRTHLLWEHMDTHLPFQAPCGYSGCGLIFSRLPSLHDHEWRHYIQGQPNDEPTEEQSATKEEGQTPESDTNGNDYDGPVETPGTVHGAVTTPPNHCTLKLINGHDEKDKKDKAPKTAVPATTTTSPTPPSQTTTSTHPHPRIFQNITEPMTMRDVDNIVSLAQVVPGGEEPVIAEHKTFKLEDPSFLPLAKAPLIRPPPSTYLTEAALSMRKRRKPSEVTSCGPGKKSKAAVKRSVVGKKEMVAEEEAPQRQRCSKCFSSFTSTEELEKHLSQNTCSFLFSFDSDDDS, from the exons CTGGTAGAGGTGCACACAGGGAGATGGCAGGTGCCGCTGCCCCAGCTGAAGGTGCTGCGGACGGCTCTGACCTGCTTCACCAGAGCCACTGTTGCCTACCCCGATGACTGTCAGCACGTCTGTTATGCTCTCAGCAGCTTGGCTTT GAGCTTCTTTGAGCTGATGTTGTTCTTCGGGAAAGAGGAGTTCCTAGAGGCCCCCCTGAGGGACATATTAGCCTCTTTTCAG GCCTGCCATCGCCGCCTGCTGAGACACAGGAACGTGTACCTGCTGCAGGTGAGGCAGATCATCAAAGATGGCGGTCCCTGGGAGAGACCTGCTCTGCAAGCCATCCTGAAAGACACAGCCCTCACACAGACAGAAG TGGAGAAGTATTTGAGCTCAGAGAAGCCAGTGTTCTTTGAGCTGCGTGTGCGGTACCTGCAGTCCTGTGAGCGCGTGCAGGAGGCCATGGCCCTGGCTAAGTGCTGCCTGGAGCACCCAGAGGTGTGGAGGCACCTGTTCTTCCACCAGGCCTACCTCACCTGCCTGTACAAGGCCTCACTACACCAACACCTGCACGAGGAG ATGGCTGAGATAGATGGCAGAGACGCAGTAGAGATAATCTGTAATGCAGAGAGCCAGGAGAAAGATGAGCTGCTGCTGTCTCTGTGCAAAGCCTTCCTCAGCCAACAGCTACACAACGGAGACATGTACTACATCTG GGATCTGGTGTTCTTGTGGAGCAGACTGTACCTCAGGGCCCATCCCTCTAAGCAGGGATTTCTGTCTGAGTGTCGCCAGCTGATGGTCTTCGCCATCAACGCCAGCGCCATCTTCCCCTTCATCAAAGTCATCACAGCAGAG ATGGGTAGTGAGGGAGTGCCGTTGTGTGTGGAGCTTTGTGCTACAGCGTTACAGACAGACCTCCAGTCTGACCCTGTAACACGCTGTCTGCTGTGTAAGACCATCGCCTTCCTGCTCCCCAGGGACCTGGAGGTATGTCGCCTCTGTGCCCTGCTGGTGTTCTGCCTGGAACgtagcatggaggcctacaagaCCATGTATCTGCTCTACACATACCCCGATGAGGAGCCACACCCCCAGCACACCCATGTCAGAACCAACATCCGCTTCTATATCCTACAG GTGCTGAAGGAAGGTCTGTTCTTTGACCCAGAGTTCTGGAATCTGCTGACCCTGAGAACCCACTGTCTGGAGCTGATGACTGACAAGGCCATGAGGGATGCTCTCAATGAGCTGAAGGAAGAAGAGGAGTTGGAGCAGGTGGAGGAGGAGTGGATACCAAGCTactggatggaggaggagacatgcAGGATACACACAGACGCCTCCCACCTCCAACCACACACTAACACAGCACTGGAGAGCTCTGACACTGTAGGTCAGGAACCTGAAGAGGGATTGAATGGGGATGCTCCTGAGTCACAGACAGAGGACTTccctgtgaggaggaggaggaggaggaggaggaagaggaggtggaggaggagaagaaactgTAGGTCAGATATTGAGTATGCTGACGACCCAGACATTAAGTACTCCCTCATTCACAATCTCAGTTCTGAAAGCTCCACCAAGCTACCGGCCAATCGGCAGAGAGAATACCTGGCCAGACATGTGAAGAACAAGATCCTGAAGAGACGCAGCAGGAAACCAAGATGGCTGCTCCTGGAGATGACCAGACAGACGGAGAACATGTCCCCAGGGGGAATGAGGGAGAAGCGACgggagggaatgagaggagagggtaagagacagggagaggaggggaaagagagggggcatgAAAAGGAGgataagagagagatgaggcagggAAGGGAGAGTAAGAGACCTTACCGTCGGACTATATCTGGCATGGAGCTGTCCTTCCCTGAAAATGAAGTGCCTGTTGACCAGGAAGTGGTAGAGAGTCATCTAGAACCCAGTGTTCGTATTAAACAACAGCACAGTGAGTCTGAGAAATATGTTAACATGGGACAGCCTAATGGTGTATATGGTGAGAGACCGTTTAAGTATAAACCAGAGTCAGACGTAGAGACTTCGGTGGTGGAGCCTTCGGCAGGGGGGCCTTCGGCGGTGGAGCCTTTAGAAGTAGAGCCTTTAGAAGTAGAGCCTTTAGACGTGGAGCCTTTAGAAGTAGAGCCTTTAGACATGGAGCCTTTAGAAGTAGAGCCTTTAGACGTGGAGCCTTTAGACGTGGAGCCTTTAGAAGTAGAGCCTTTAGAATTAGAGCCTTTAGAAGTAGAGCCTTTAGAAGTAGAGCCTTTAGACGTGGAGCCTTTAGAAGTAGAGCCTTTAGAAGTAGAGCCTTTAGAAGTAGAGCCTTTAGAAGTAGAGCCTTTAGAAGTAGAGCCTTCAGGTGTGAAGGTTTTAGAAGGTCCCAGTGAGCAGACTGACCCAGAGTTGGATGGTCCAGCCTTGGAGATGGAGGAGTGTCCACTGAAACTGTTCCACATCTACGCCAAACTTTCCAAAGGGACAGCTGCTAAGGAACTACTTTCTAGAGAAAGTGAATTCACAGTGACAGAGGCGGGATCAGACTCAAACACTCAG GGTGAAGAGACTGAGCCAGGCAAGGCTCCAGTACGCTCCAAACACCTGCGCTTCCACTGCAGCCACTGCCAGAAACTCTTCAAGGGAGGCAACGTGGTGAGACACACCCTGGCCCACCTGAAGCTGAGAAAGACCAGGCTCAGCTGTGTCTTCTGCGGTAAACACTTCCAAAGGTACAACCGTGCCAAGGAACACGTTCTAGAGCACATAGAGGAACTGAGAACTTCCACAGCCAACATTAAGGCCAAACCCGCTGTCAATGGGGAGACATATTCCTCAAAGAATATTAATCAAGCCTCAGAGAACGAAGCGAAACCCGTTGAGAACTTGACCGAGCCCTCGACTCCGACGGACCAGCCTCCTAAACCCAAACGTGTTAAAGCCAAGCCGGTGGTGAGTAAGCAGAGTAGAATCATCCAGAACCTGAGAAACCTGATCAGAAAGACCCAGAAGTGTAAAATGGACACGGACAACCTGAAGTCTGTGGAAGTGACTGATGAACAGGTGACTGTGAAAGACAAAGTGGTGATCGTGAGAGAGGTGGTGCCtgggaaggagagcgagggaggagaggaggaggggaagcagAAGCAGTACCACCTGTGTCCTTCAGAGGGCTGTGACAGCATCTTTATGAAGATCGGCCCATCGCTGCTGAGACACGCTGTCACCTACCACAGGGAGGACGCAGCCGTCCTGGACAAGACCTTCCAGTGGGGGAAGGGGAAGTGCCAGATCTGCCAGAG GCTCTTGTTGGTGATTGAGCACTACAGAGACCACATGAAGCTTCACGATGCTCCTCTAAAACATGCGTGTCTCCACACGAACTGTGGCCAACGCTTCAAGACTGCCCAGGAGCTCAAAGACCACATAGACACCCACCGCCCTCTCCAGGCCCCCTGTGGGTACTCCGGCTGTAGGGAGATCTTCtttaccctcccctctctccacgaCCACGAGTGGAGGCACTATACCCAGCCCCAGTCTAAAGACGAGCTGGAGCAGGGCGCTACCACAGAGCTGAGCCCTGAGGGCGAGGCCCCCTGGAAACAGAGGGCGAAGGGCCAAGATGTGACAGTGCACGGGTGGAGGGGGCAGAGGGAAACGCCTACTCCCAAAAGCAGGCGCTCTAATCCTCATGAGAAGTGCCTTCACTGTAACAG GTACCTGTGGAACCACCAGCACTTCCTAGAACACATGAAGATCCATGATGCTCCTCTGAAACAGGTGTGTCTCCACCTGAACTGTGGCCAGCGCTTCTCCAGAACCCACTTACTCTGGGAGCACATGGATACGCACCTGCCTTTCCAGGCCCCCTGTGGGTACTCCGGCTGTGGGCTGATCTTCTCccgcctcccctctctccatgacCACGAGTGGAGGCATTACATCCAGGGCCAGCCTAATGACGAGCCGACAGAGGAGCAGAGCGCTACCAAAGAGGAGGGGCAGACTCCGGAGTCAGACACCAACGGTAACGACTATGACGGCCCAGTGGAGACTCCAGGCACTGTTCATGGTGCTGTCACCACACCTCCTAATCATTGCACACTGAAACTCATCAATGGCCATGATGAAAAGGATAAGAAAGACAAAGCCCCCAAGACAGCCGTCCCTGCCACCACTACCACCTCTCCCACACCCCCATCCCAAACCACCACATCCACACACCCCCATCCCAGAATCTTCCAAAACATCACTGAGCCAATGACTATGAGGGACGTGGACAATATCGTCAGTTTGGCTCAGGTGGTGCCTGGCGGAGAGGAACCAGTAATCGCGGAACACAAGACCTTCAAACTAGAGGATCCTTCCTTCCTACCACTGGCCAAAGCTCCCCTCATCCGCCCGCCCCCCTCTACATACCTGACCGAGGCAGCCCTCAGCATGCGCAAGCGCAGGAAGCCCAGCGAGGTCACTTCCTGCGGGCCTGGCAAAAAGAGTAAGGCTGCGGTAAAGAGGAGTGTGGTGGGGAAGAAGGAGATGGTGGCTGAGGAGGAGGCCCCTCAAAGACAGCGCTGCTCCAAGTGTTTCTCCTCCTTCACTAGCACCGAGGAACTGGAGAAACACCTTTCCCAAAATACCTGCTCCTTCCTCTTCAGCTTCGACTCCGATGACGACA GTTAG